A genomic window from bacterium includes:
- the nuoL gene encoding NADH-quinone oxidoreductase subunit L, which yields LPLLAVPIIVFWTRKNKDLSSYVSIGAIFMSFLISCAVFYWVMNNGKAANEHICWFITGATNIQLSIVIDQLSAMMLVVVSFISLMIQIYSRGYMRESDGKHDPGFSRYYAFLSLFTFSMLGLVLSNNFLQMYIFWELVGVCSYLLIGYWYHKPSAAEAGKKAFITTRVGDVGFMIGILLLFKLTGSFGFEEIGEIIKAGNLPALPGLTPEQTLTIIALLVFCGAVGKSAQFPLHVWLPDAMEGPTPVSALIHAATMVAAGVYLVGRLFGMFFVSPDALLVVAYIGGFTAIFAATIALTQNDIKRIIAYSTLSQLGYMMLALGVCGYTAGLFHLMTHAFFKALLFLCAGSVIHAIHTNDIWSAGGLFKPMKITATTFVIAALSLAGIPPLAGFWSKDEILISVFNSGNMVLFSFAIITVFLTAFYIFRLFFVVFMGKMHEAPHAHHEHHIHESPAVMTIPLILLAILSIVAGLIGSPLCGNWIGKFIHFEGLHTSHSGTENIMYLGLFMACLGIFVAWVVYGAKWVSCEKIAKAFYPFYQLSFHKYWVDELYEIIFVKPLHRFTKWTLIFDLRVIDGLVNGVAWFSRGLGMILRILQTGLAQSYMLVIILGIVCFLVFKLFG from the coding sequence TTACCATTATTAGCCGTGCCGATAATCGTATTTTGGACACGGAAGAATAAGGATTTAAGTTCTTATGTCTCCATTGGGGCTATTTTTATGTCCTTCCTTATTTCTTGTGCAGTATTCTATTGGGTAATGAATAATGGCAAGGCGGCGAATGAACATATTTGCTGGTTTATAACCGGGGCAACCAATATCCAATTGAGTATCGTTATCGACCAGTTATCTGCAATGATGCTGGTGGTGGTGAGTTTTATCAGTTTGATGATACAGATTTACTCCCGCGGCTATATGCGAGAGTCAGATGGTAAGCATGACCCAGGATTTTCAAGATACTATGCCTTTCTCTCGCTTTTTACCTTCTCGATGTTAGGGCTGGTATTGAGCAATAATTTCTTACAGATGTATATCTTCTGGGAATTGGTTGGTGTTTGTTCGTATTTATTGATTGGTTATTGGTATCATAAGCCCTCGGCGGCTGAGGCGGGTAAAAAGGCATTTATTACCACACGCGTTGGTGATGTCGGGTTTATGATTGGCATCTTGCTTTTATTTAAATTAACTGGTAGTTTTGGTTTTGAAGAGATTGGCGAGATAATTAAAGCCGGCAATTTACCTGCTTTACCGGGACTTACCCCGGAGCAAACCTTGACTATAATTGCGTTGTTAGTTTTCTGCGGTGCGGTAGGCAAATCTGCCCAGTTTCCTTTGCATGTTTGGTTACCGGATGCTATGGAAGGTCCAACCCCGGTTTCTGCCTTAATCCATGCCGCCACAATGGTTGCCGCAGGCGTCTATTTAGTCGGCAGGCTATTTGGGATGTTTTTTGTCTCTCCAGATGCCCTTCTGGTAGTTGCCTATATTGGTGGTTTTACCGCTATTTTTGCCGCGACTATTGCCCTGACACAAAACGATATTAAACGCATCATCGCCTATTCAACACTAAGCCAATTAGGCTATATGATGCTGGCACTTGGGGTTTGTGGTTATACCGCCGGGCTATTTCACCTGATGACCCATGCCTTTTTCAAGGCACTTTTGTTTCTATGTGCCGGCAGTGTTATCCATGCTATCCATACTAATGATATTTGGTCTGCGGGTGGTCTATTTAAACCAATGAAAATTACCGCCACTACTTTTGTGATTGCCGCACTTTCTCTGGCAGGTATTCCACCTTTAGCTGGATTCTGGAGCAAGGATGAAATACTTATTAGCGTCTTTAATTCCGGTAATATGGTTTTATTTTCCTTTGCCATCATCACTGTATTTTTAACGGCATTTTATATCTTCAGGCTTTTCTTTGTTGTCTTTATGGGCAAAATGCATGAAGCCCCACACGCTCATCACGAACATCATATCCATGAATCACCTGCAGTGATGACTATACCGCTGATACTTTTAGCTATACTTTCTATCGTGGCAGGTCTTATCGGTTCACCCTTGTGTGGTAATTGGATTGGCAAATTCATTCATTTTGAAGGATTGCATACCAGTCATTCAGGCACTGAAAATATAATGTATCTGGGATTATTTATGGCCTGTCTGGGGATATTTGTGGCATGGGTAGTTTATGGAGCCAAATGGGTCTCATGTGAAAAAATAGCAAAGGCATTTTATCCATTCTATCAACTATCATTTCATAAATACTGGGTAGATGAACTCTATGAGATTATATTTGTTAAGCCGTTACATCGATTTACAAAGTGGACGCTAATTTTTGATTTGCGGGTAATCGATGGTTTAGTCAATGGTGTCGCCTGGTTTTCACGAGGTCTGGGAATGATATTGAGAATCTTGCAGACAGGCCTGGCACAATCTTATATGCTGGTTATTATTCTTGGAATTGTATGCTTTTTGGTGTTTAAATTATTTGGATAA